TCTGCTCCCATTTCTCCCGCAAGCCTTATTTCATCAACGCTTAGGTGCCCATGTTTGTTGTTTATTTCGAGAAATACATCGTTTTCCATTGCAGCCTTTATGACTTCATCCATGAAAAGCGGACCCTTAGCCCCCGGATGAGTTACGGCAAGAAGGTCATATGATTCCATCGCCCTTATGAACGCCTTGGTGTTTACGATTTTAACTCTCCGTTCTATAGAATTGCTGTGTTCGCTAATATAGTTATAGAAATGGATTTTCGCCGAGGTAAGAATCGGCCTGTCCATTGTTCCAAAGTGGTAGCCGGCCATAAGATAATCAAGGGACTGCATCATTTCATAGTCAACATCCAATGAACCGTCGGTCATTGAAATGTTAGCTTCTAAACCCAGTCTTACCTCTATGTCATCATACATGTCATTAAGGCTATCAATTTCATCACGCATAAGAAAAATATCATCTTTTTTGATGCCAAAGCCCTTGTGTCCGGGGCCATGGTCGGAAATGCCAAGTATCTTTATTCCCTTTATTCTTGCAGACTCAATATTATCTTTTATGGTTCCCTTTCCGTGGCTGTAAACCGTATGAGTATGATAGTCTGCATCCATTCTCCAGAATCTACCGCTCTCCAATGAACTTTACCTCCGTTTCAAGCATAACCCCGAATTTGTCAAAGACAACCTTCTGGACCGTTTTTATCAATGATAGAACATCTTCGGCAGATGCGTCGCCCGTATTGACTATGAATCCCGAATGTTTATCTGAAACCATTGCGTCTCCATGGCGAAGTCCCTTTAGACCTGCTTCCTGAATCAGTTTACCCGCATAATAGCCTTCAGGTCGCTTAAATGTACTTCCTGCACT
This region of Peptostreptococcaceae bacterium genomic DNA includes:
- a CDS encoding PHP domain-containing protein — protein: MESGRFWRMDADYHTHTVYSHGKGTIKDNIESARIKGIKILGISDHGPGHKGFGIKKDDIFLMRDEIDSLNDMYDDIEVRLGLEANISMTDGSLDVDYEMMQSLDYLMAGYHFGTMDRPILTSAKIHFYNYISEHSNSIERRVKIVNTKAFIRAMESYDLLAVTHPGAKGPLFMDEVIKAAMENDVFLEINNKHGHLSVDEIRLAGEMGADLIVGSDAHRPEDVGMVDGAIDIIEKSGIDRKNIYNMTYFSEGVVK